One part of the Phoenix dactylifera cultivar Barhee BC4 chromosome 4, palm_55x_up_171113_PBpolish2nd_filt_p, whole genome shotgun sequence genome encodes these proteins:
- the LOC120110627 gene encoding uncharacterized protein LOC120110627 encodes MLVLLSKEGVQQNSRKWLIIGGSLWSAHWWNFVERITDEEKVRFAIYMLQDRAHHWWKSVEHTLAHRHEPVTWQGFRTTFYSKYFPFSRLRELEREFLNISQGTITVDEYEAKFDKLFRFAPTLIMDAESKIRRFEEGLKSHLHRGLAAMHSASYDVLVDMAKNMEIVWKETQDVKNGKQKKRSRDFNTRSGQNSSKTAKSHNRSWQSEKHESYGRTTQHQQDRSKCEACGGAHKIELYRRLSNACFRCGQQGHKIKKCPCNQQVSQSVQRPQATRT; translated from the coding sequence ATGTTGGTCCTTTTGAGCAAAGAAGGAGTGCAGCAAAATTCAAGAAAATGGCTCATTATTGGTGGAAGTCTGTGGAGCGCACATTGGTGGAATTTTGTGGAGCGCATCACTGATGAAGAAAAAGTCAGATTCGCTATTTATATGCTTCAGGATagagctcatcattggtggaaGTCTGTGGAGCACACATTGGCTCATAGGCATGAGCCAGTTACCTGGCAGGGGTTTCGCACAACCTTTTACTCCAAATATTTTCCTTTTAGTCGCCTGAGGGAGTTAGAGAGAGAATTTCTCAATATATCTCAAGGAACTATAACCGTGGATGAGTATGAGGCAAAGTTTGATAAGCTGTTtcggtttgctcccaccctcATTATGGATGCAGAGTCCAAGATAAGGAGATTCGAAGAAGGGTTGAAGTCTCACTTACATCGGGGTTTGGCCGCAATGCACTCAGCAAGCTATGATGTTCTGGTAGATATGGCCAAGAATATGGAAATTGTGTGGAAGGAAACACAGGATGTTAAAAATGGgaaacaaaagaagaggagcagaGATTTTAATACCCGCAGTGGACAAAATTCTAGCAAAACTGCGAAATCTCATAATAGATCTTGGCAATCAGAGAAGCATGAATCTTATGGGAGAACTACTCAGCATCAGCAAGACCGGTCTAAATGTGAAGCATGTGGAGGTGCCCATAAGATAGAACTCTATAGACGGTTATCCAACGCCTGTTTCAGATGCGGCCAGCAGGGTCATAAGATAAAGAAGTGCCCATGCAATCAGCAAGTATCTCAATCAGTACAGAGGCCTCAGGCTACAAGGACCTAG